A single window of Nicotiana tomentosiformis chromosome 1, ASM39032v3, whole genome shotgun sequence DNA harbors:
- the LOC104114715 gene encoding uncharacterized protein: MKQEPRSPPLPHHFRYSKRISSAVKPVVYFICLLLAYSLGYLSSYTRNNYTHNKPPAHVNAVVSYVNTAISSGTEGDHNNFGAVCGEAVPSQNIRHTILERVFKGISPWQNFPPPRVDNLLRKKWVKGWGSKGAVFENLIRKVRPKTIIEVGTFLGASALHMVELTRRLGLNNTQVVCIDDFRGWPGFSDHQKFKDMKMVNGDVLLMYQFMQNVVNGNATESVVYMPFSSGSALEKLCEWGVFGELIEVDAGHDFHSAWSDINRAFKLLKPGSAGGVLFGHDYFTAADNRGVRRAVNLFASVHNLTVQVDGQHWVIHITNPSFSY, from the coding sequence ATGAAACAAGAACCACGATCCCCACCTCTGCCGCACCACTTTCGCTACTCAAAGAGAATTTCATCTGCCGTTAAACCTGTTGTTTACTTCATCTGTCTCCTCTTGGCCTACTCGCTGGGTTATCTATCTAGCTACACACGCAATAATTATACTCATAACAAACCACCCGCGCATGTTAACGCTGTCGTCAGCTATGTAAACACAGCAATTAGCAGCGGAACAGAAGGCGACCACAACAATTTCGGGGCGGTGTGTGGTGAGGCGGTTCCTTCACAAAACATCCGCCACACAATTCTAGAGCGTGTCTTCAAGGGGATATCGCCGTGGCAGAATTTCCCGCCGCCACGCGTGGACAATCTCCTCCGAAAAAAGTGGGTCAAAGGTTGGGGTTCAAAAGGGGCGGTATTCGAGAATCTCATACGCAAGGTGAGACCCAAGACCATAATAGAAGTAGGCACGTTTTTGGGTGCATCGGCGCTTCATATGGTTGAGCTGACCCGTCGACTGGGTCTAAACAACACTCAGGTCGTGTGCATAGACGACTTTCGAGGCTGGCCAGGTTTTTCAGATCATCAAAAGTTCAAGGATATGAAGATGGTGAACGGCGACGTTTTGCTGATGTATCAGTTCATGCAAAACGTGGTGAACGGGAACGCGACGGAGTCAGTGGTTTACATGCCTTTTTCAAGCGGGTCAGCACTGGAGAAACTGTGTGAATGGGGTGTGTTTGGTGAGTTGATTGAGGTTGATGCCGGACATGATTTTCACTCGGCTTGGTCTGATATAAACCGGGCTTTTAAGCTTTTGAAGCCCGGTAGTGCCGGTGGTGTCCTTTTTGGACATGACTATTTCACCGCAGCTGATAATAGAGGAGTAAGAAGGGCTGTTAATTTGTTTGCCAGCGTTCATAATCTCACTGTCCAAGTCGATGGTCAGCACTGGGTTATCCATATTACCAATCCATCATTCTCATACTGA